From the genome of Halobacteriovorax marinus SJ:
CTCCTTTGAAAGCTCCCCTACTTGTGTAAAGTAAATTCCCATCATCTTAATATCCCAATTCTTACTCACACTATGAGAGAGCTCTAGGCGACTCTGTAAATAATCTCTCTCTCTCTGATGATTTTTTAAAAATGAATAAAAGTAGCTACTCTCCAATATGAAGCGAGTTCTTAGAATATTAAGTCCCAAATTAACTTTAATATTAGGGCCCACTTTAACTTTATTCTTAAAGCTCTCATGCCCCTCTACTCTCGCACCAGTAAGAAAGCTAAAGAGGAAGTTATGAGTATGCTTAGTGAATCCCATATTCAAATTAAAGCTACCTTTATATGCATTGAGTTTCGCCTCTTCATATAGAGGAGCAACTCTTAAGTCTAAGCTCCAAGAAGTGTTCGTATCTAAGAATTTAAAGTCTGGTAGACTTTGAATATCAGCAATTAAGAATTCATTTAAAAGAAGCTCTTTCATATCGTAATTATACTTAAGAGAGAGCTTAAATAATTCAATCTGTGACCATGGCTCATAGCCACCAGCTGGATCACTTAACGAGTGAAATGAAGGCCTGTAGGTTAAGATCGTAGCCTCTTTATTATTCTCTCTAGCTTGTAATAGATCTAATCTAGCGGGAAGATGTCCTTCATCGGGAGGAATGGGCTTAGAATAGCTCATCTGCTCTTGATTAGTGAATTTAGAGGCAAGAGTGTATATTTTCTTTTGTTTTATTTGAAACTCCTTAGAGACCTTATTTTCGTGATCATGACGTATATAATCTAGGTAGTGAACTAAGGCCTGATAAGTTTTAGTATCCCCTTCTATATCGTGATTATCTAAAATCAATTTAAAATTCTCTTTTTGGGAGTCATTTAACTTATCGTAGTGAGCAAAAAATTGCTTTCGAAGTGAAGGGTAATATAAGTTTTTTTCAACAAGCTTATACTTCTTTAAAATTCTTAAAAAGTCCGTGGGAAGAGCGTAACCAACCATCTCTTCATCTAAAGGAAAATTTGTCACCAGGGCTAAAATTCTGGCCAGCACAGACGTACAATTCTCATCAAAGAAGTAGTAGTCAAAGTTTGCATTAGCATAGAGCTCCCAAATATGGTTTACCAAAGAGTCTAATTGCTTAGATTTAAGCCCAAGCATATATTCCCATATATCTCTGGATTCAACCTTTGAGTATTCTCTAAGGGTTTGATAGAAAGGCTGAACATCGACTATACCAGTGTAGCCACCAAAGAGCCCCTTTAGCGCGTAAAGAAAGCCTGGACTATCTTCGGCCTTTGCAGAATAGGCCACAACATAATTAAACATATCTAGACTTAGCTGATCACCATCTTTCTTATTAAACTTTAAAAATGTATGCCCAAACATGGACGAAGGATTATTAACAAATGATGAAGCAAAGATGAGCGATAGACTCTTGCCGCTTACAGCACTTTTCCATCTCTTAAAATGAGGACATTCTGGAGATTTAAAATCGAGCTCTGGAAAATTCTCTTTAATAAATTGAAATCTTTCAGGGAAAGCACATTGAGCGGGAATCTTTTGAGGAGTGTACTTCGCTTGCACTTTTTTAAAAGCTTCAATATTTGCTAGAAGTTCGTCTCTTAGAGAAGTCTTGCCATTTTCGGACAAGAAGAAAGACTTTGAGTCAGCATAGGACTCCTCTCCATTGAAGTGGAGAAGCCTTTTCCAATAAATATTTTCTGAAATTTGAGAAAGCTTATTTTCAAAGAGACCACTTCCCCTACTCGTTTGTACAAATAGGGTTAGTGATACAAGTAAGACTGCTTTTAGATAATTTGACAACTTCTAGATAGCTCCTGATCGCCTTGAACAGTCATTAAAATATTCTTAAGTGCCGCTGCTGGCTCAGTTGATAAATCAGGATAAATCTTATCAAAGTTTTGCTGAACTTTTGAATTAAAAAGTGCTGCATCTTCACAACCGATTAATCCAGAAAAGGCAGTAATATAGCTTCCTGAACCTAGCGCTATTTCTTTTTGAAGTTGATAGTAATTTGATTCTGCAAAGTGAATGATCTTACTTTCATTCTTAACAATCGAATGCTGAGCACAACCAGATGTACCGAAAGTCATTCCAAGAGTACTTGAGAAAGTGGCATTTATAAATGTTCTAGTAAAAGATGAAACCAGTGAGTTCTTCTTTAAAACGGCCCAACCTAGACCACAGCCTGAAGAAGAGTCTCCAGCAAATGCGTGTGTAGAGATTAAAAGAGATGCAATCAGTAATAATTTTTTCATTCTTCCTCCGTGAATAAATTTCTTTTAGATTATACCTCAGAATATCTTGTACACAAGCCTCGGACATCTCTTCCCAGAGTTTTTTACTCGACTATGCAATTTTTAAGTCCCGCCTCTAAACTTGGCCCTATTAGGCCTTTACCGATAAAGACTATCTTATTGATTCTTTGTTCATCAGCCCACTCTCTTCCATGATCAAATTTCAATGAAGAGTAAACTCCCTGAAAAAGAACTCTCGAATCATTGCCATAGAAGTGTAAGATTCCCTTAGATCTATAAATCTCATCTCGATATTGAGAGTAGAGAACATTTAAAAACATCTCAAAAGATTGTGGATTTAATGCCCCTGAGAACTCAAGTGAAATTGAATTAATCTCATTTCCATGAAAGTGCTCCACTTTCTTAAAACTATGATCTGTTTTAAACTCAATCTCATTTTCTTCTCTGTTTAGAATTTTTAATTGTAAGTGACTTGGATGATCACTTATAAAGAAGGCATAATTTCCATCGAACTCGATATCTAGAATATTTCTTCCAGTATGTTCTCCACCAAAATCTAAAAGAATATGCTCATCGACATTTACGTTAGCTCCACGCTTTGCTCGTCTTTGAGGAGAGAAGAAGAGAGAATTTGCATAATTAATAATTTTATCATTCAAATCATCTTCATCAATTTTAAAGAAGACCATTCTCTCATTGTGATGAGTATGATCAATGTTAAATTTATAAAATCCGGCCTTAAGCTCTATGACACCTGCCCAACTAAAAGGATACTCTACAGCATTGGCTGAGGGCATTGTCTCCTCTATCGCTTTTAAATCAAAAGACCTTGTTCCCATTACTTTTGAGAGATCCACTTTTGAATGAGTGGTTGAAATAATTTGAGCATTAGGATTTTTCACTTTTACTTTTTCTCTTATAGAAGTTAACTCTTCAGAAGTTCTAGTATCAGACTTGTTAAGTAGTATTGTTTCACTAAAAGCAATTTGATCATAGAAAGCAATCTCCTCACTATTTTCAAACTTCTCTAAGTTCTTTTCAAAGTGCTCACTATCGACCAGTCCTATCACAGAGTCTAATACAAAAGAGCGACTTAACTCTTCTGAAGAGAAGAAGGTTTCAATGATTGGTCCAGGATTGGCCATACCAGTGGCCTCAATTACAATGTGCTCAAAGTTCTTAGCATGAACTAGTAATTTATTTAAAGATTCGACAAGGTCCCCTTTTATTGAACAGCAAATACAACCATTGCTCATTTCAACAAAGAGATCATTGGAGCCAGAGAGAATTTCATCATCAATTCCTACTTCTCCAAATTCATTTTCGATCACAGCGATTTTCTTGCCATGATCTCCATTTAATATTTCATTTATAAAGGTGGTCTTACCAGAACCTAAGAAACCTACAACGAGTGTGACGGGAATAAGTTCTTGCATGGCAATATCCTTTGAATATAGTTAATTAATAGAGCTATTCTACCTCAAAATCTGGTAGTGGCTAGTCTCACAATTTTTTGTTAAGATATTTCTATGAACGAAAAAGAACTTAAGAAGATTATCAAAGAAGCAGGACTTAGCTTTACCAAGCCTCGCGCTGCAATTTTAAAATTACTAACGAGGGAACATGGTCCCTACTCAGCTGATGAGATCTTTGAAAAACTTGAAGAGGGACTCTGTGATAGGGCCACACTCTTTAGAACATTAAAGCAATTTAAAGAAAAAAATATTTTAAATAGTATTCGATTTGATGAGGACTTTGCTAGATATGAATTCAATCACCCTGGTCACCATCATCACCATATAATCTGTAAAGAATGTTCCAAAGTTATCGTCTTAGATCACTGCTTTGTAGAAGAGATTGATCAGAAGATTGAATTAATGGGATACAAAGACGTCGAACACAAATTAGAGTTCTTCGCCATTTGTCCTAATTGTCAGAATAAATAATTAGCAGTGCTTACAGAGAGAGTCTTTAAAATTAAAGAAGTGTCCTGTAACTAAAATAAGACCTGAAATAATATTGAGAATGATTTCAATCTCATGAATATGACCAAGAGAGGCCCTCTGCTCTACATACATGTGCAGTAGCATTGAAGAGAATAATTCAGTCAGACCAATAAGACCTAAAATCAAAGGTCTTTTCTTGTGAGTATGTCTATATGTCTTTAAGAAACTAATTAGTGCAATAGGCGCTACAAAAATAAAGAGTAGTACGTGAATAAGAACAGATTGAAAGTATTCACCAATCGCTGGAGCGGCCATAAGAATAAATGGTGTTGCCAAGCAATGAACACAGCAAGAGAGCGAAAGCGCTATTCCGATTTTATCCATTCTTTCTTGTTGCATATGGTCCATATTTACCTCTAATCTATGATTAGCAGTTATACTCACAATATGTTTTTTATGCAACTAGATTGCAAAAAATCTATCATTTTTTCCAATATTTCCTTAAAAATTGATCTCGACCTGAGTTAAATCTATAGAATTTATAGCGAATTGGGTTCTTTTCGTAATAATCCTGATGATAGTCCTCTGCGGGATAGAATTTAGACGCCTTTGTAATCTCGGCCACAATCTTCTTAGAGAACCTTTTGCTCTTTTCCAATTCATCCCTAGACTTAAGCGCCAATTCTCGTTGGGACTCAGTGGTGTAGAAAACGCCTGGGCGATACTGACTACCTCTATCCACAAATTGTCCCTTGGTATCAGTTGGATCAATATTCATCCAAAAAACCTCTAGTAACTTAGAATAGCTCACTACAGCCGGATCAAATTCAATCTTTACTGCCTCTGTATGCCCAGTTCCACCAGCACTTACAACTTTATAAGACGCAGAAGATTCACTTCCGCCGATATAACCTGAAGTCGTGGACTTCACTCCTTTTAATTTATCAAAGGGAGGCTCCATACACCAAAAGCAACCTCCTGCAAAAATCGCAACTTCACTCTTGGCCAGAGCCTGAGCACTTCCAGCTAGATATAAACTTATAAGTAGAAATATCGTATTTAACTTCATGAAAGATCTCCTTATCAAATCTTTAGAAAACTTAAAGCTTCTAGAGATTAGTGTCTCACACTTTAAATATGTTACATTTTATGGATATAATAAGGCCATAAACATGGAAAAATCTTGAAAATACTATTACTTACTCTATTCCTTATTACGCCTCTCTCTTTATTTGCAAAGGATGGACTAAGAGTAACCTATATTTCACCAGACCCTATCGATACTGAAAATGAGTTTTGGAAGAATACAACAAAGCAAGTAATGAAGGCCGCTAAAGATTTAGGGATTGAACTAGAAGTTCTCTATACACAATCACACTACTCTTATTATACAAGTATGATAGACAAGGTTTCTAAGCGTCCAAAAGAAACACTCCCGCAATATCTTTTAATTCTCCCCATTAAGTCTACTGCTAGAAATACTCTCGAAAAGCTTGAGAAAGTTGGAGTCAAAACAGTCTTCATTAATGCTGAAGTAAATGAAAATGAGAGAGAAAGTATTGGATGGCCTAGACAGAAATATAAGAATTGGATTGGAGAATTTTATCCAGATGATTATCAAGCAGGGAGACTTGTTGTTAGTGAAGTTGCAAAGAAGTGTAGAAAAGGAAGTGACGTAGTTGCTATTAATGGTACACATATCTCTAACGCTTCTTTAATTAGAGAGAAATCTTTTGAAGAGACCTCCAAAGAATTGAACTTAAACCTGAAACAATCTTTCTATGGAAATTGGAAGAAAGAAAAAGTTGGAAGGATGCTACCCTACATAGAGGGACGCTATCCAAATATTTGCGGTTTCTTTGTTTCAAGTGATTTCATGGCCGAGGCAATCTTAAATTCCAGATTAAAGAAGTATCAGGTATGCTCAATAGACTGGACTAAGAATGGTCTTCAGAATGTTAAAGATAAGAAACAACTTTGTACTGTTGGTGGACATTTCCTTGAGCCGGCCTTTGCCCTTGTCGCAACTTTTGACTATCATCATGGATATGACTTTAAAAATGACTTTGGCCTAACCTATAAGTCTCACTTCTATATCGCTAATCAGTCGAACGCAAAAGAAATCCTAGAGAAGTTTATCGAGAATAAAAAGCCTCTTAACTTTAAGAACTACTCAAAAGTTTTTAATAAAAAGATTAAAAAATACAACTTTAATATATTAAAAAATTATGAATAAAAAAGACCTCATCATTTCTAAAAAATCAAAATCAAATAAGCGTATCATTCTGGCCCACGGAGCTGGCGCCCCAATGGATCATGATTGGATGAACTCTCTAAGCGATAAGCTAGTGAGTAGAGATATTCAAGTTATCCGCTTTGAATTTCCCTATATGGCCCAAAGACGAGTTGATGGTAAGAAGAGACCACCTAATACGAAGAAGATTCTTCTTGAAACATGGAAAGAGGTCTTTGAACTCTGCGCTGATAGCGAAACATTTATTGCTGGAAAATCCATGGGTGGTCGAATGGCAACACTGATGGCCGATGAACTCACACCTAAAGGAGTCATTTGCCTAGGCTTCCCTTTTCACGCCCCTGGAAAAGATGTTCGAGATAGAATTGATCATTTAAAAAATATAAAGACCAAAGTTCATATTCTTCAAGGTACAAGAGATAGTATGGGAGCGAAGGATGAAGTCCTTGGTTATGACTTAAGCAAAAATATTTCACTACATTGGTTTGAAGATGGAGATCACTCTCTAAAGCCTAGAAAGAGAGAGACAGGCAAAACTCTAGAGGATTATCTAGAGCTCGCCGCTGATAGAATTGAATCTATTATGTCCTAGCCAACTACGATATTGACAATTTTCTTTGGAACAATGATTTTCTTCTTTATCTCTTTGCCTTCAATCCACTTCTGAATTTCTTCAGACTCAAGAACGAGCTTCTCGATTTCTTCTTTAGAAGCATCGAGAGAGATATCCATTAAAAATCTCATTTTTCCATTAACAGAAATAGGATATTTATGCGTACTCTCTACTAAGTATGACTCGTTTAACTCAGGCATACTCGCAAATGTAATACTCTCACTATGACCTAACTCCTGCCACAACTCTTCACAAAAGTGAGGAGCAAATGGAGAGAGTAAAATAAT
Proteins encoded in this window:
- a CDS encoding Lnb N-terminal periplasmic domain-containing protein yields the protein MSNYLKAVLLVSLTLFVQTSRGSGLFENKLSQISENIYWKRLLHFNGEESYADSKSFFLSENGKTSLRDELLANIEAFKKVQAKYTPQKIPAQCAFPERFQFIKENFPELDFKSPECPHFKRWKSAVSGKSLSLIFASSFVNNPSSMFGHTFLKFNKKDGDQLSLDMFNYVVAYSAKAEDSPGFLYALKGLFGGYTGIVDVQPFYQTLREYSKVESRDIWEYMLGLKSKQLDSLVNHIWELYANANFDYYFFDENCTSVLARILALVTNFPLDEEMVGYALPTDFLRILKKYKLVEKNLYYPSLRKQFFAHYDKLNDSQKENFKLILDNHDIEGDTKTYQALVHYLDYIRHDHENKVSKEFQIKQKKIYTLASKFTNQEQMSYSKPIPPDEGHLPARLDLLQARENNKEATILTYRPSFHSLSDPAGGYEPWSQIELFKLSLKYNYDMKELLLNEFLIADIQSLPDFKFLDTNTSWSLDLRVAPLYEEAKLNAYKGSFNLNMGFTKHTHNFLFSFLTGARVEGHESFKNKVKVGPNIKVNLGLNILRTRFILESSYFYSFLKNHQRERDYLQSRLELSHSVSKNWDIKMMGIYFTQVGELSKESYKSYSIGLAHFF
- a CDS encoding DUF3015 domain-containing protein, with amino-acid sequence MKKLLLIASLLISTHAFAGDSSSGCGLGWAVLKKNSLVSSFTRTFINATFSSTLGMTFGTSGCAQHSIVKNESKIIHFAESNYYQLQKEIALGSGSYITAFSGLIGCEDAALFNSKVQQNFDKIYPDLSTEPAAALKNILMTVQGDQELSRSCQII
- a CDS encoding CobW family GTP-binding protein, yielding MQELIPVTLVVGFLGSGKTTFINEILNGDHGKKIAVIENEFGEVGIDDEILSGSNDLFVEMSNGCICCSIKGDLVESLNKLLVHAKNFEHIVIEATGMANPGPIIETFFSSEELSRSFVLDSVIGLVDSEHFEKNLEKFENSEEIAFYDQIAFSETILLNKSDTRTSEELTSIREKVKVKNPNAQIISTTHSKVDLSKVMGTRSFDLKAIEETMPSANAVEYPFSWAGVIELKAGFYKFNIDHTHHNERMVFFKIDEDDLNDKIINYANSLFFSPQRRAKRGANVNVDEHILLDFGGEHTGRNILDIEFDGNYAFFISDHPSHLQLKILNREENEIEFKTDHSFKKVEHFHGNEINSISLEFSGALNPQSFEMFLNVLYSQYRDEIYRSKGILHFYGNDSRVLFQGVYSSLKFDHGREWADEQRINKIVFIGKGLIGPSLEAGLKNCIVE
- a CDS encoding Fur family transcriptional regulator, giving the protein MNEKELKKIIKEAGLSFTKPRAAILKLLTREHGPYSADEIFEKLEEGLCDRATLFRTLKQFKEKNILNSIRFDEDFARYEFNHPGHHHHHIICKECSKVIVLDHCFVEEIDQKIELMGYKDVEHKLEFFAICPNCQNK
- a CDS encoding MerC domain-containing protein — its product is MDHMQQERMDKIGIALSLSCCVHCLATPFILMAAPAIGEYFQSVLIHVLLFIFVAPIALISFLKTYRHTHKKRPLILGLIGLTELFSSMLLHMYVEQRASLGHIHEIEIILNIISGLILVTGHFFNFKDSLCKHC
- the msrA gene encoding peptide-methionine (S)-S-oxide reductase MsrA, translating into MKLNTIFLLISLYLAGSAQALAKSEVAIFAGGCFWCMEPPFDKLKGVKSTTSGYIGGSESSASYKVVSAGGTGHTEAVKIEFDPAVVSYSKLLEVFWMNIDPTDTKGQFVDRGSQYRPGVFYTTESQRELALKSRDELEKSKRFSKKIVAEITKASKFYPAEDYHQDYYEKNPIRYKFYRFNSGRDQFLRKYWKK
- a CDS encoding ABC transporter substrate-binding protein is translated as MKILLLTLFLITPLSLFAKDGLRVTYISPDPIDTENEFWKNTTKQVMKAAKDLGIELEVLYTQSHYSYYTSMIDKVSKRPKETLPQYLLILPIKSTARNTLEKLEKVGVKTVFINAEVNENERESIGWPRQKYKNWIGEFYPDDYQAGRLVVSEVAKKCRKGSDVVAINGTHISNASLIREKSFEETSKELNLNLKQSFYGNWKKEKVGRMLPYIEGRYPNICGFFVSSDFMAEAILNSRLKKYQVCSIDWTKNGLQNVKDKKQLCTVGGHFLEPAFALVATFDYHHGYDFKNDFGLTYKSHFYIANQSNAKEILEKFIENKKPLNFKNYSKVFNKKIKKYNFNILKNYE
- a CDS encoding alpha/beta family hydrolase, giving the protein MNKKDLIISKKSKSNKRIILAHGAGAPMDHDWMNSLSDKLVSRDIQVIRFEFPYMAQRRVDGKKRPPNTKKILLETWKEVFELCADSETFIAGKSMGGRMATLMADELTPKGVICLGFPFHAPGKDVRDRIDHLKNIKTKVHILQGTRDSMGAKDEVLGYDLSKNISLHWFEDGDHSLKPRKRETGKTLEDYLELAADRIESIMS